One Vicia villosa cultivar HV-30 ecotype Madison, WI linkage group LG5, Vvil1.0, whole genome shotgun sequence genomic window, TGCTTCAAAAGCCATATATCAAATAACGCTTCCTAATGGTGAAAGTCAAAAAGAGAAGCAATCTGGGCCCCACGATTGTTGACTGACGAATCAGAAAAAGGGAGAGGAAATGGAATCGTTGACTGGCCTGTAAGGATACGCCATGCGCGCGCGaatactgttcatcttcttcatcaaagtttgCTACGGATTTGCTTGGAACGTTGCTACAGTTTTGCTGTGATATTTTCGAAGCAAACATCCTGCATATTTCAACTTACAAAAAACGATGAATCCATTAAAACCAAGAACATGATTCGATTGAAAACGACCCTCTAAGCACAACGGTGGCCTCCGTTCAGCCCAATAGCACCtgtaaacatgaaaacaaaagTGTGGTGCTCTTGTGCCCTAATAATGGCATCTTCCATTAGGGACGTTAAAGCTTCGTGTTAATGGTTCAATTCTCCCCTATATGGTGCGAGGAACTCATTCATGTGGTTAGTTCATATTGAAACACAATAAAATGCaagattatgaaaataaaaaatatgcatgaagatgatgaatttcATATGAACGTTTCAGGCGCCATGAAGCTTAACCAACGATGCATTCCTTCTCTACATTACCTCAGGAAGGGAGTAGGATGATTGTTTTGCTTTGAAACTCTCTTGAACTTGCAACACGATTTTTTTTACCTTTCTTTGAAATTTAGtactcttcaaaccctagctctCTCTTCTAATATCCTCCTCTCTTAGGGCTGAATATGCTGAGTATATATAATGGATGAATTAGGGCAACCAATATTGGCCAAATCCAAGTGATTGAAATAAGTGagatttgatttttcaatcatGCAAATTATGCTATTTTTGGATCTAATCTTGATCCATTGAGTCTCCACGAATTTTACTCATATTATGGCCCtttgagtgattgaaattgattagaatatagaaccaaatcaaatctttattattttccttcaatcatttgatttaaattgccttttaaatgaataaaaattcaaataaaaatgaaataaaatcatatggGCGTGGGAATGGACTTGGAGATTCTTAGTAACCTTAGAAACAATTTTGGATCAAAAAGATTGGGCCTATTTGCATGAAAATCCAATTTGGCCCTTATTTGTTTCATGCACCTCacccaaaattgaccaactttgtcaaggcatatctccctcaattttaaagatatgaaagagttctaagactttttggaaagctcaagatgtcctctacaagccactttggaactcTTTTCCCATTTggtgattttatcttgatgatacggcccttgacaaaaaatagctttttgcaagcttctagaaggacctgtaatgttttgacttatatctcttaggcggaagcatttcttgaccttggtcccaacataaaagttgtagagaatttaatttcattgagaatgagctttggttggggaatttatgataaagtatgagagagatatgatcagtcaaagttgggttgactttctcctagaaaccctaatttagcaacttcaagttttgatgatttatgagctttccttgatgaatcatgatcaacccttgatcaaatgatgaattttacttcAAAATGTTGGTGTTGACAAAAAataaggagttttgactgtaagttgaccacagttgacttttaggtcaaactagtcgactgttgattattTGAGCAGTTGAcggagcaatcttgtgaatctgAGCTTGAAagttggcatgaggatactttgaagcaTATGGGAAACCTTGGAACTCACTTGAGGCattagaagttgaattctcaTTGAGAAAagtaaaaccctagttgtgggcttgttgcttaggagagaggTAGTCAGGCTTATTTCTCAGTGCGTGAgcccaaatattttaaaatattatgggcaaattttggggtatgacagtgtcaaacaagagtttgaaaaacttctaaacatcaattagaaGCTGTCCATACCTCTCTTACCCTTTCAAACACTTTCAAACCAAAAATtacttttcaacctccattaaaGACCTTTTTAAGCTCATAACTtgtcatttttcaaaccaaacactttcaaacCAAAACAACCATTGAAATAGCTTCTATTTATCATTTGAAAGCTATTCATAACATCCAAACACTTGCCAAACACCTATAACCAGAAATCAGCATTCAAATTTCTCTTAAAAAGAACCTTTGAACCAAACTTGCCAAAACAAAATCCACTCGTGCGTTTTGAGGCCTTTTATGTTTGTTAGCTTCTAAAAATCATATAGAAGCTAACCAAACATCTGTTTTGCACCTGGAACACCATTTCCATGGCTAACTCACCATAACTTTTTCAAGTTCTAGGTGAAATCGAGTTTTGTTTTGCAGGCATCTTTAAGAACTTTTGAGCATCCTAAAAGCTTCTTGAGGTCCATAGAAGCTCTGTGAATCTTTGATACACTCCCAGGTCCCCTCATTTGTGCTACACgaatccattttcagaggtaactTTCTTGATTTTGTACATACTCGTTTAAGCATTATTTTGATTGAAACTTGTTCCTATTCTGTTTAGAATCATGTAGGCATtaatagccctaaggttttagggccTGATTGTGTGTTttgatcatttaatttgattttgaatttttagggttcttaagttTTTTCCAGAAATTCACATTCATCTCTGattattaatattagttaatgATATGGTTAGATTCGTGATTAAATTCTGATCATTTTAGAATCTTAGTTTGTCAAAATTGATTATGTTTTGAGAAAATTTGAAGTTGGCCATGGATGATGTTCTTGGTTGTTcacgtgaagaagatgaagttgctgggaaaatttgaatttattttagcGCACGTTTTTAAAATATATGGAATTGGAAGTAATTGCTAAACGACTACATCGTTTCAACACAATTGGCAACCACTCTCTTAGCGCTTCATGACCCACAGGtctagggttcgaatccccctcgccccagacctttttgctattttattttttatgctttcacAACTTGTTACATGTTATAGTGAACTGGATGCACTTCTTTAAGACCACACACGCGTAGTAGAGTTGGTTGTTATTTTGTGCTGAggtcaagggcgtgggttcaatccCTTGTGGCCACACTCCCCTTCTTTTTAataacttatttttttatttttctattcaacttcaaaaatgcattaaaaatagaaaaatagacctttttaatcccttcttttttgtCTGTTTTCTTTAATTAGTGTATTTTAGTACCATgattaaaaaatcccaaaaatatttattttattatcatttaaaaattaatcaaaaacaagtctcttaatattaaaaatcaacaaaaataggtttcttttttaatatttctCCAAGATAACTTAGCATATTTTTGTCAACACTTGTTTAAGTGTAGGATAGAATGTCATTGACTTTCTCATGTccccttagaccatttctcttaaagaaattggtatttaataatcaaaatcaattaggtttaggagtttatttcaaaaccctaatttcaaaaccctaacttgaaaaccctaggtttaaaaccctaaccaaaaatttgcaacatgttgatATTTGTTTATCCATGTTTATTTATGCTTGTACATAATTGTTGATTTTCTAATCCATGCTTTGTACTTAAATGTTAAACCTTGTCTTGTACATATACCTGTTGATTTTATATCCATGTGATTTGTACttgttattattgtttatttaacCCAATGTTTAACcatcacattaatcattcatcattcatacacgATTTGAATCCAGGGGTTTAGATGCATTCATCTCTTGCTTGTTAActctcacttgtttgttcttgtacatacatgaggtatttattgttaattatttaagcttgatgttttatccaaaggatgggaatgatattgactaaattgtcaaggtacttaaattaTTTTCCAATCTATTTTACTTttctgttaagtattttaaagcttttcacttgtttatggtttagtattgttaaagcttagccaaaaacccctttgttttgaaaccttggtatcaagaatagaattattcccggtgaaattattcttgatccattgatcttgtttttaaactttggtgttaagagatgaattattcccggtaaaacttctcttaacccattgaccttgtattctAAAGCTGCGTacttctttgatttgttttaaaatttgttaagtattttaaagcttaacctttttaacttattaggtattttaaagcctaatcttctttcaaaattgttaagtattttaaagcttaaccctttaaacttattaggtattttaaagcctaattttctcttaaacttgttaagtattttaaagcttaaccctcttttaaaacttgtgagtattttaaagctcacacctaaaaagattttggccactttggccccctttttcctttttttaaagaggaactacagaagctctgacttccctattgcacttaaggggtatgtaggcctaagatgcgatatcttatcaagctcactttcaaaaccttctattcccatccccaccctctatttcaaacaagtttttcacataggattttcaCAAAAAaggttatttatatataaaagataataacataaaaacaaagaggttcccatggagtaccatggatatgagggttTCTTAAaatcttccccttgtataacaaaccccccgTAGTCAGATCTCTAAtaagtttattacttttgattttaaaaacttctgttggttttattcgctctttaaccctttcctttttggaaacaataaagcgcgatggcgactctgtttaaaatgagctaagtcttctcatgactctagtctcaccaaatTCACCGCTgcagaaaagtggcgactctgcttggGATGTTGATTAAACTATTGGTACATCTTTGGTGGGGTTGACCCAATCTTTGTTTTTGTTatcttttgttattatttttattttatacttaaccttttatttttgtcttttactttcctatgtgtatacttgttattttattgggttgtattgggaaagggAGTCATGCCCCTTGTGGTGAGACAAATCCTAACCCAGATTTAGATGTATAATTATTATAGAAGACTGGTATAATCATTTTGATCTTGAGGGAGTGGTCCCGAAGAAGTCAAATTTTTAGATCCATCGCTCAGTGGAGGCCTCTTTGGAAGTAACTTTGTTGACCATATAGTTGGGAATACATCGTTGTGTTCAACTAAGCTGTAGAAGCTGGGGACCTAGAAACCTTTAACCAATCTTGGCCATTAAGATGTAGTGTGGAAACTGTGTCTGTTAAATTTTCAGAATAGTTGTTACACGAGGCTACGCTAAGATGAGgttctcttggattttgttcaaaTGAGTATATTGATACGGAGTTTACAATATCCAAGTTGGGCTGCTTGAGTTTGGGAAATAATAGAACCATATCTATAGGTACAAAATaaccatagtacacacctttgggatgggtagacctttggctccatgctcgtgactttgaaccCTCAAGCCCATGTTTTtcctatgtttgcattcattcatccatgcatctaaaaacaatatctttcaaggaattaaaagaaacatTTCGTTTTGTAAACATTATAGGGATGgaacctaaaaaaataaaaaccaagaaatatacttTCAAGAGTTTAGAGGTGGAAGAATTAAGAAAGCTAGGATCATTGATTGTTGATCAAGAAAAGTTTTGTAGCAAGTATGGAAGATTGTTGTATCTCCTCAGAACCAAGATGGAAGAAGGAATCCTCTCCACTTTGATTCAATTCTATGACTCATTGTATCATTGCTTCACCTTCCCTGATTATCAACTATTGCCTACATTGGAAGAGTATTCAAGCATTATTGGGTTACCTATTACTGGAAGAattcctttcactggtttagaacaaGATCCCAAGCCTTGTGAGATTGCAAAATCTACTCACTTGAGAAAGGGAGAAATTGAAAAGAGCATGGTTACTAAAGGAGGATTACCTGAGTTACCTACTGCGTTCTTAATTGAGAAAGCTCTCACCTTGTcacaagaaagaaagaaggaTTGGTTACCTGTTGGGGACACTTACTATTCTATTCACCTCAGAAATTCCTATAGAAAGGGAATGGTTACCTGTTGTACTCCTTTACTATACAAGTGGTATGTATCTCATATGCCTGACACCTATGAATTCTGGAGCCAGAAAGAAGGATTGAAATGGTCACACAAGATCATGACTCTTACCAACGctgagattgtttggacaaacaaTACCTTTTGTAGAATGAAGACCTTGGACTGCTGTGGTGATTTCCCtaatgtacccctcattggtacaaaaGGAGCAATCAGCTATAGCCCCGTGTTATCTCGTCATCAATTTGGGTTTCCTATGGATAAAAGACCAAGGAGCAATTTACTGGAAGGATTCTTTCTGGAAGAAAGAGTTGAGAACAAGGAGTTTAGAGAAAGGGTTGCTAATGCTTGGCATCCAAGCCATAGAAGAGAAATCAAAGATTGGAATACAAAAGGAGATCTATCCCCTGAGCCCTTTGATAATTGGGTCACTACCAGAGCTGTTGAAATGAGAATGCCTATTCTCCCTGAATCATCTGCACCCCTAATTGAGGAGTATGTTCCACCCACTGTAGTTCCTTCAACAATTGAAAGCCTCCAATAAGCTCTAAGAAAGATGAAGAAATCAAGAGACCATTGGAAGAAGAAGTTTGAGTATTCTGATGCTGAAATATGAATGTTGGAAGAATCCTATGAAGaagtgttgaaagaaaagaaTGATCAATTGTTCCTTCAAGACACTTGGCTCATAGCTAAGGATGCTGCTATTGCCAAGTatgaaagagaagaaaaaaaggaaGCAAAAATAAGAAGATCTCTCTCCAAAAGAAACTGCATGGAAGAGTATTGTTGAGAAGCTAGAAAAGGtcaagctgaagaagaagaagactcaaGATGATATGGATACTTCTCACTAAGCTTTGATGATCGCTCTTGGATTTTACTagctttctttgtttgtttctaCCTTGTAACTCTTGAAAGTATTTTATGACTTGGTTGTCCCTTGTCCATTTGTATGCTATAATAAGAAAATGGTACtttgatgaccctcgatgacccttatatGTACCAAAGATGCCTTGTCcctttgttattaatgaatgacatttctttttcaagttactatatagtgtttacatttgcaaaactcttaaataaatccttgaaagatattatgatatattttgaaaaattaaataaaaagagtcttttgcattgcatgcatcataccacattcacattcacattcacatctgAGTCAGGGTCTTATTCATTCCCCTCTCTCCTCAGAGTCAAGCTGATGCACCTGTATAATACTCGCGCCAATCTTCGAATAATGGAAGACGATATTGTTGATGATCAAGAGTGGCAAGAAGAGGTTGATGTTCTACGCTCCGGTATTGAAAGACTAACTTCCATAGTTCAAGACTtggtggctgctcagaatcagccaCTAACCCAAGCTCATGCTACTGTGATTTTCGAGATAGAGACTGCTTAGATTCCCGCAATTCCTGCAATCCCTGTGACGAATCCTACGACCACTAGACCATATGGGATAGAGATGGATTTCCAATTGGCTGGACAATAGATCCCTGTTCCTCAGACAACAATTCCTCAAGCTATTACAACTACTACTCCTGCCGTTGTAAACACTGTTTCTCTTCACAACAAACAGATTTTCCATGGCACTCCTTCTGAAGGTATGGGTAGAATGGAAGAATTTGAAGACCAATTTCTGGAAATGCAAAAAGAGATCAAGGCCCTTAGAGGAAAATATCTATTTGGAAAAGAAGTGAATGATTTATGCTTGGTTCCAAATGTCAGAGTTCCGACCAAGTTCAGACTCccagaatttgagaagtacaaagggaattcctgTCCTCACGGTCATCTGATTATGTATGTAAGGAAAATGTCCATGCACACAGAGGATCAACGCCTGCTGATTCActactttcaagatagcttatctggagCTACTTTGAAATGGTACATGGGTTTGGATAGTACTCACATCCGTACTTTCCATGACCTAGGTGAAGCCTTTATTAGACAGTACAAGTACAACATTGATATGGCACTGGATAGAGATCAACTCCGTGTTATGTCTCAAAGAGATAAAgagtctttcaaagagtacgcgCAAAGATGGCGTGAACTAGCTGCTCTAACCATTCATCccatggaagaaaaagaaatgaccaAGGTGTTCCTTAAGACACTAAGCACATTTATTATGAGAAGATGGTAGCAAGCGCTCCTAATGACTTtactgaaatggtaaacatggggatgcgactTGAAGAAGGTATCCGAGAAGGTCGTCTAGTCAAAGAAGCCAGTTTATCACTATCTAGAAGTGGCGTCAAAAGGTTTGGTAGTAACTTTgccaagaagaaggaagaaattgTTAGTGCCATCTCAAGAGGAAGGAAAAGAAGGTATCAACCACAACATATTGCTGCTGTGACTCCAGTTGTTAGCCAAGCTCCGCCTCAGAATGTGCATAAGCCTCACCCTCAAcaacctcgacaacaggctcctcaacaaaatcaacaaaggaAATATCCGCCTTTTGATCCTATTCCAATGACTTATACGGAATTACTGCCTTTGCTACTTCAGAAGAATTTACTTTAACTGAGGGACCCCCCCCCCTCCTCCTGCTAATCCACCATTTTGGTACAAGGCGGATGCTCGCTGTGCTTTTCATAAGAATGCTCCTGGTCATATGTTGAAAGTATttcgggtaaatattttctaatatatcgtatccagaAACTGAGTAATATTGCTGCAGTTCTATAGTTGGATTATAATGAGCTAGCGAAAAGTAGTGGTTTTGATTGTTTGTTCTCGAATTGCATATAACAGAATAATACTTAAATGATAAAAACAATGCTTTAagacgaataacaatggtgaatgagtatgttgagttctagggttcatcaacctattcacatacaataatcaattaatccacaagtgaacattatttaagttattatcttcattcatcctcaaaattgatattatgtctaatgatcaatctagaaccacctctactggtatgatattcgatctctcagaataactataaagataaagggaattaaccgcgatgatttatgaaaacttcttcaaaacctcatctctgagtattaatcaacaagtcaatgtaaaaacctagggcgaaagtataaaccctatctctcgattgatagttcaacaatgatataaaataaaagcaaggtttttcattgataataaagcttaaacaatttttcacaggaattaatcaaagtaattgtatcttcataggttaactactaccttaaactcaacacaatgaggtttagctctccatagtcatgaagaacacacaagatttcatggaaggattcatcttcatcaagggaatgtcttcgatttatgttgaattctccgtcgaaaGTTATTTTCTACTCTAGAATAGGATTTCTCTCTGAAATTCGTTCACCAAGGATCcctctcttatgaggattagggcttctatttataataatttcaCTTTTTACGGATTGGCGAGGCTCGACACGGATTGGCGAGGCTCGGCACTGATTGGCGAGGCTCGACACTGATTGGCGAGGCTCGAAGTGAAGTCAGAATGTATGGCGCGGCTCGCCCATTATTGGCGAGGCTCGGCGTGAAGTCAGAATGTATGGCGCGGCTCGCCTATTATTGGCAAGGCTCGGCCTTTACTTCATCCCACTTCTTTGTTGATTTCTCTTCTCCAGAGTCCTTGTCTTCGTGTTTCTTCGTTCCTACTTTTCAACCTTAATACCTGCAcgaataacacccaaagtgacacAATTTACTCTATAATTATCATCGAACTTCTAGAGTTCGGTTCTAACCATAAAAgcattaaaaatcataaaatatgttCAACTTCAaattaaaaggtagttaatttgacaaatgaaaacactactaattcactcctaacaaattCGTAGTCGaaagtttttccatttgaagcttgggtAAAAAGATAAAGAGATTGGAAGTTGGGAGAATTCAATTGGTGCAAACTATGTTGCTGGGCAAAATACTGGGCACGCGTGACACATTTCATCAAATAGTTGGCATGCCAACTTTGAGGTTGatttcagaaaaatataaaagtcCTTTTGGTGCAAACTTGGTGTCTATCTCTTCTCCCCCATTCCCTCTATACAACAAAACAAAGATTAAGTCAATTAAGCAAATATTGAATCAATTGTGAGTGTTCAAAGTCACACTCTTGCCAAGCCATGCATTGCCAAGTGCATGGGCTAACATCCAGGGCTTGCACAAGGCATTTTGTCAAACACGTGGTACGCCAAATATAAAGCCAATTTCAGAGGCTTGTAAGCATTCAATTGACTCAAATTTGGTATGAAAATAATCTCCTCCATGCCTTCTACCCTAAGGTCAAATAATTATGCCATTTGGTTACTTGAGTGTTGAGATATGACTTGTTGAAGAGAGCTATTGGTAAAGCGTAATATGACCGGCTAAGGGAAAACTGCAAGCGCGTGGCCAAGGTCTTCATTCCTATCAGGTTTCACATGATCTTTTCCTACACTTCCAGGTCTTATCTCAAGAATTAACCAACACAAAATTTGTTCTACTATAAGTGAGCTTTGATGTGAATCCAAGAAATGATCATTTGAGTCATTGGTTGGTAAGTTTGAAGCTTGAGAAGTTCACAAATTGAAGCTGTAAGGGATTCACGTGGAAACTTGCAGCATGCATATATTTCACCACCATTAGCTTTTGATTTAAAAGCCATGCAAAATATTGCACGTGAAAGGTAAAGAAAAAGGTTACTACCAAGGCATAACTTGCATGCTAAGCATGAAAAAAAGATACACTACAGTACTCACCACCATAACTCCCTATGccatacacacacatatataaaCTCTAGCCATTCACTCTTAACACACACGCTCCATAACTTTCTTTTTCAGTTTCAAAACTCCCTCATTCTCatcatcctctctctctctcatcttcatcttcatcaccaaCAAACTCTAACCGTTTCTAACTACCATAACCACCTTCAAGCTACACAACAACCTTCAACACCATCGTTGATCGTCTCTTCATCACTTCCATGGACCCGAAGCATCATCACAATCTCCTTTGAGAAAGCTGCAAGATCCTCGGTTTTCAAGCCTCAAGAAGAAGAtccttgagtttatttctcacgGGATCGTGTCCACTCCATAACCGTTCATCATTGGCAGCAAGGAGCTTGAAGAGTGTGAAGTCTTTCCTCGACGATTAATCCAAGATTTCCCTCAGGTAAGATCTAGAACTTGTTATATCTCATGTAGCGTATCGTAGATGCGTACACATTTTAGATTCAGTTTTTTAGTTTGACTTCAATTTGCGTGAAACCGTTGATATTTGACTGTTTGAATGAGGTATTTGAGTTTTAAATGTTGTGAGGATTGTCTCTGTACCGTTAGCATGTGTTTCTGACGCAATGTTAGATGTTAGGGTCTTAGAAACGGCCTCGGTTTGGGAGATAGAGGGAGAATTGATGAAAACAAGCATCGGATTCGTGCTCAGCACGAAAATTCGAGTCGATTGGTGGTGGTGACATTTGTTTCTGGGCGAGTTTGAATTCGGTCACGGTGGGGGCTCGccagagaagacgaccggagcagAGCTCCGGCGTCTGAGTATTCTGTTTATTTTTCTCACCGATTGCATATGTGGCGTGATCTCATTGGTTTCCTTTCCCACTTAATGTTAGCTTTTGTCTTTACTTCAATCATTGAAACGCGTTGTGGCATCCTGCTATTGGCCCATGCATGGCTTTGTCTTATTCTCATTAAAAGTACTACTTGACCAATTGATAAATGTATGGGGAATATATTTGTCACGTTGCCATTAATCACATGCTGataaaaatgagaaaaaaggAAATAATGATAGGAGTTTGGGTTAATGGTTCATGGGCCACGATGTGACTTGGGCTTAGATAGAATCTTGCTAAAAACACTCCCTGATTGCTGATGTTGCGCATGCATTGTAGTGATTGAGCTCGGTTTCTTAATTTCCACACCTCCTGAATTAGGCCCATTTTGCTCTTAATATTGATTCAGTTCATTTCCTGATTACTCCTGCACCCCCTGGTtgttagttttaattttagttttaattttgttttctcttGACTTTTGACTCATTAATCATTTTTCTCTCatataaaaattgataaaaatagtttttcttGCCAATTAGATTTTAGAAATAATTGTCTAATTAgaattttaattattgatttctttgaattttgattggttcttacataaaacaataaatagtcttttttagttttaatttttggaaatagctttgaaatgaataaaaatacaatattgcttgtgaatattttcatggttagtttagattttaattcttcctttttgtgaatattttcatattttgtgaAACgcctaaaatacccctagttgttaaagttgactttagtcaacttaaacaacttttcTTTCTTAGTTAATTCCCTTTAGATGTTAGGTAAGttcttaaataggaattagaataacaattaggctagaaattaggttagtccccccttctttcattctttttcttttcaacattaaaacacttaataaatagttgaatacattccctctaaaaaatacaaagaaaacacttaaaaaacattaataaaaaagtgaaaatcattaaataggggatggaagcttaaatctcccttgcttaagggaatcattcgagtgcttggatctcccttgcttaagggaaccatccgagcgtaagttcccaatatctaaaaaatacaaaccaaagagtaactcgagcttcccttgcttaagggattccctcgaaacgctcaaactctcttctgtctctcgccctcgtggcattcttaagaacatgttgaatccattccataattaggcgtataagtctccaaaggtcgagcatcgtggagtgcgactttaacctctgttcacctaaaaaacaccaaaacatagaaaatcttgagccgaactacggcgctctgattcctggaagggatacgtaggcatcaagtcacggggcttgaacgagcacacttgtaaataatccttcttttccccgtatttcttttgcattcattcgcatgtagacatagacatagtacacacactttagatagaaacaaacataggtggataccattgagtacgatgggcgcgaggggtgctaataccttccccttgcgtaaccgactaccgtacctagattctctggtcgcaagaccctgttccttcctaagtaggttatctgatattcctttccctggatgggataaatatattagtggcgactctgattccacttttcgcggtagcgacagctggcgactctgctggggaagttaGACTt contains:
- the LOC131604587 gene encoding uncharacterized protein LOC131604587; this translates as MEPKKIKTKKYTFKSLEVEELRKLGSLIVDQEKFCSKYGRLLYLLRTKMEEGILSTLIQFYDSLYHCFTFPDYQLLPTLEEYSSIIGLPITGRIPFTGLEQDPKPCEIAKSTHLRKGEIEKSMVTKGGLPELPTAFLIEKALTLSQERKKDWLPVGDTYYSIHLRNSYRKGMVTCCTPLLYKWYVSHMPDTYEFWSQKEGLKWSHKIMTLTNAEIVWTNNTFCRMKTLDCCGDFPNVPLIGTKGAISYSPVLSRHQFGFPMDKRPRSNLLEGFFLEERVENKEFRERVANAWHPSHRREIKDWNTKGDLSPEPFDNWVTTRAVEMRMPILPESSAPLIEEYVPPTVVPSTIESLQ